DNA sequence from the Candidatus Sulfuricurvum sp. RIFRC-1 genome:
ATACTACCACAAATAAAATTAACAACGGATATGAAGATGGGTCTCAAAAGCGACGGATGGATTCGAGAAAAGGCATTAAATGAGGGGATGATCTCCCCATTTTGCGAAGATCAAGTGGGTGTAGGAGTCGTCAGTTACGGCCTTAGTTCGTACGGTTACGATATCCGAGTGACGAATGAATTTAAGATTTTTACCAATCTTAATTCTACGGTTGTTGACCCAAAACATTTCGACGATATGAATGTTGTTGATTTCACGGGTGACGTCTGTATCGTCCCGCCAAACTCCTTTGCATTGGCTCGCACGGTAGAATATTTTAAAATTCCTCGTGACGTTTTAGCCATCTGTTTGGGCAAATCGACCTATGCACGCTGCGGCATTATCGTAAATGTCACCCCTTTTGAACCGGAATTCGAAGGACATATCACCATTGAAATC
Encoded proteins:
- the dcd gene encoding dCTP deaminase, whose protein sequence is MGLKSDGWIREKALNEGMISPFCEDQVGVGVVSYGLSSYGYDIRVTNEFKIFTNLNSTVVDPKHFDDMNVVDFTGDVCIVPPNSFALARTVEYFKIPRDVLAICLGKSTYARCGIIVNVTPFEPEFEGHITIEISNTTPLPAKIYANEGIAQVLFLQGDEMCETSYKDKSGKYQGQEGITLPRILN